A window of Rufibacter sp. LB8 contains these coding sequences:
- a CDS encoding NUDIX hydrolase codes for MENLHPFAENYSYKTRTRVCGLLVQDNKLLLARHKAAFGEGVFWMPPGGGLEYGEKVKDCLRREFLEETGLHVEPVRFLYLNEFLKPPLHALELFFEVRLISGQLALGTDPEHNAESQLLEEVKFLTTKELYQIKPQETHPILHNLVNLDDLFIPKHSFLD; via the coding sequence ATGGAGAATTTACATCCGTTCGCGGAGAATTATAGCTATAAAACCAGAACACGCGTGTGCGGCCTGCTGGTACAAGACAACAAACTGCTGCTGGCCCGCCACAAGGCCGCCTTTGGCGAAGGCGTTTTCTGGATGCCCCCCGGCGGCGGCCTGGAATACGGCGAAAAAGTGAAAGACTGCCTCCGGCGCGAATTTTTGGAGGAAACCGGCCTGCACGTGGAGCCCGTGAGGTTCCTGTACCTGAATGAATTCCTGAAACCGCCCCTGCACGCCCTGGAATTGTTTTTTGAAGTCAGACTTATCTCCGGTCAACTAGCCCTGGGCACTGACCCAGAACATAATGCTGAATCACAATTACTGGAGGAAGTTAAATTCCTGACCACCAAAGAGCTCTATCAAATAAAGCCCCAAGAAACGCACCCCATTCTGCATAACCTGGTGAACCTAGACGATTTGTTTATTCCCAAGCATTCCTTCCTGGATTAA
- a CDS encoding PaaI family thioesterase — MMQTFNPDFKNTVKEKLQRQFYMHLLGFTIETIEIGLIEGRLQLEEKHKQHKGFAHGGVIATIADIVMGFAAVSLVPKEHHVVTADLRVSYLNPGVGEALFAKGWVLKQGRKLNFCEAEIFSIDGQGQQTLIAKASSTMATIQPHDQKPA, encoded by the coding sequence ATGATGCAAACGTTTAATCCAGACTTTAAGAATACGGTCAAAGAGAAACTTCAGCGACAATTTTACATGCATTTGCTGGGTTTTACCATAGAAACCATAGAAATAGGCCTGATTGAGGGTAGATTGCAACTGGAGGAGAAGCACAAACAGCACAAAGGCTTTGCGCACGGCGGCGTCATTGCCACCATTGCCGACATTGTGATGGGTTTTGCCGCCGTGAGCCTGGTGCCCAAAGAACACCATGTGGTCACGGCAGATTTGCGCGTATCGTATCTGAACCCTGGGGTGGGCGAGGCGCTCTTTGCCAAAGGCTGGGTCTTGAAACAGGGCCGTAAGTTGAACTTTTGCGAAGCTGAGATCTTTAGTATAGACGGGCAGGGCCAGCAGACCCTCATCGCCAAGGCCTCCTCCACCATGGCCACCATTCAGCCCCATGACCAGAAACCCGCCTAA
- a CDS encoding ATP-dependent RecD-like DNA helicase, translating to MSPADALRQNFPFTPTQDQDTLFQKLDQFILRKTGLPEVFLLKGFAGTGKTTVVSSLVKILNKFGYKYVLLAPTGRAAKVMATYSGKPASTIHKKIYKQTANPYSDGLAFARMPNKSENVVYIVDEASMISDEKAFGDNGLLQDLMGYVFEKPSNKLLLIGDTAQLPPVNQALSPSLDAGYMRNNFKCTVHEMEMRQVMRQAEASGILMNATRLRNELLNETPALTFSTKGYKDIFSMRGDKLEDGLRYAYDKFGIDNTTVICRSNKNANLYNQHIRRQIFFAEDEIGVGDYLMIVRNNYSWLPKDSNIGFMANGDFVEITKIIRFEEMYNMRFADVRIRFVDYPQEEELDTKIMMDTLYSESPALPADKNKELYNLVLQDYMHIANKRVRSQEMRQDKYLNALQVKFAYALTCHKAQGGQWQAVFVDHGFLKEDMVNTEFARWLYTATTRASEQLFLVNFNKQLLEDQPVVEE from the coding sequence ATGAGCCCAGCCGACGCGCTTCGTCAGAATTTTCCGTTTACTCCCACGCAGGATCAGGACACGCTTTTCCAGAAGCTGGATCAGTTCATTCTGCGCAAAACCGGCCTGCCGGAAGTTTTTCTGCTGAAAGGCTTTGCGGGTACCGGTAAGACCACCGTGGTGAGTTCTCTGGTGAAGATTCTAAACAAATTCGGCTACAAATACGTGCTATTGGCGCCCACCGGCCGGGCCGCGAAGGTGATGGCCACCTACTCGGGCAAGCCGGCTTCCACCATCCACAAGAAAATCTACAAGCAGACCGCCAACCCGTATTCAGATGGCCTGGCCTTTGCGCGCATGCCCAACAAGAGCGAGAATGTGGTCTACATTGTAGATGAAGCCTCCATGATCTCTGATGAAAAAGCGTTTGGTGATAACGGGCTGCTGCAGGATTTAATGGGCTACGTGTTTGAGAAACCAAGCAACAAACTCTTGCTCATTGGGGATACCGCCCAGTTGCCGCCCGTAAACCAGGCTTTGAGCCCGTCACTGGATGCCGGTTACATGCGAAATAATTTCAAATGCACCGTGCATGAGATGGAGATGCGCCAGGTAATGCGGCAGGCCGAGGCTTCCGGTATTTTGATGAACGCCACTCGCCTGCGCAACGAGCTCTTGAATGAAACCCCGGCGCTTACGTTCTCCACCAAAGGCTACAAAGACATTTTCTCTATGCGCGGCGACAAGCTGGAAGACGGCTTGCGCTACGCCTATGACAAATTTGGGATTGACAACACCACGGTCATCTGCCGATCCAATAAGAACGCAAACCTCTACAATCAGCACATCAGGCGGCAGATTTTCTTTGCCGAGGACGAGATTGGTGTGGGCGATTATCTCATGATTGTGCGCAACAACTATTCCTGGCTGCCCAAAGACTCCAACATCGGCTTCATGGCCAACGGCGACTTCGTGGAAATCACCAAGATCATTCGGTTTGAGGAGATGTACAACATGCGCTTCGCCGATGTGCGCATACGCTTTGTAGATTACCCGCAGGAGGAGGAACTGGACACCAAAATTATGATGGACACGCTGTATTCTGAGTCGCCGGCGTTGCCCGCCGACAAGAACAAGGAGCTGTATAATTTGGTCTTGCAAGATTACATGCACATTGCCAACAAACGCGTGCGCTCCCAGGAAATGCGTCAGGACAAATATCTCAACGCGCTGCAAGTTAAATTTGCTTACGCCTTAACGTGCCACAAGGCCCAGGGGGGGCAATGGCAGGCCGTTTTTGTGGACCACGGTTTTCTGAAAGAAGACATGGTGAACACTGAATTCGCACGTTGGCTGTATACGGCCACTACCAGGGCGTCTGAGCAGTTGTTTCTGGTCAACTTCAACAAACAACTGCTGGAAGACCAACCGGTGGTTGAGGAGTAA
- a CDS encoding DUF1573 domain-containing protein, which produces MKTLSLCAAFLVFGTAAAFAQTAPDSLATPAVVAPKVVEGPSIQLEEEKFDFGNIKQGDVVEHTFTFTNNGSQPLVIKNVRTTCGCTATDYPKTAIQPGQTASLTARFNSAGKKGPQNKVITIDSNAVQGSAQVFIKTNILTTVN; this is translated from the coding sequence ATGAAAACACTTTCTCTTTGCGCGGCTTTTCTGGTCTTTGGTACCGCGGCCGCCTTTGCCCAAACCGCCCCAGATTCTCTGGCAACCCCAGCGGTTGTAGCGCCAAAAGTGGTGGAAGGCCCGTCCATTCAGTTGGAGGAAGAAAAGTTTGATTTCGGGAACATCAAGCAAGGCGACGTGGTGGAACATACCTTTACGTTCACCAACAACGGATCGCAGCCTTTGGTCATTAAAAACGTGCGCACTACCTGCGGCTGCACGGCCACTGATTATCCAAAGACAGCCATACAACCCGGCCAAACGGCCAGCCTCACTGCCAGATTCAACAGCGCCGGCAAGAAAGGACCTCAGAACAAAGTAATCACCATTGACTCCAACGCCGTGCAGGGCTCGGCCCAGGTTTTCATCAAAACCAATATTCTGACCACCGTGAATTAG
- a CDS encoding DUF423 domain-containing protein: MSIKTILILGALISAVGVMIGAFGAHGLAKLLTETNRTATFETAVKYQMYHALGLLLVGILMAQFPAATGLSISGICFMIGILIFSGSLYVLCLTGVTWLGAITPIGGLFLIGGWLNMVWVLAKNLP; the protein is encoded by the coding sequence ATGAGCATTAAAACCATATTGATTCTGGGCGCTTTGATAAGCGCCGTGGGCGTGATGATTGGAGCCTTCGGGGCACACGGTCTGGCTAAACTCCTCACCGAAACCAACCGCACCGCCACTTTTGAGACCGCCGTGAAATACCAGATGTACCACGCGCTGGGCTTGCTACTGGTGGGTATTCTCATGGCGCAGTTCCCCGCCGCCACCGGCTTGTCCATCTCAGGCATTTGCTTTATGATTGGCATCCTGATTTTCTCGGGTTCCTTGTATGTGCTGTGCCTCACGGGCGTCACATGGCTGGGGGCCATCACCCCCATTGGCGGGCTTTTCCTGATTGGCGGCTGGCTCAACATGGTTTGGGTATTGGCTAAAAACCTGCCGTAA
- a CDS encoding YggS family pyridoxal phosphate-dependent enzyme, with product MSITENIIEFQDKLKDTDCQLIAVSKTHPVEAIQEAYAAGQRAFGENKVQEMAAKYPELPQDIEWHLIGHLQTNKVKYIAPFVHLIQSVDSLKLLQEIDKQGQKNNRVINCLLQFYIAEEDSKTGLSLAEAHELLRSEAFQNMQHVRISGVMGIATYTSDTAHLQREFKQLRSYFEDLRNEFFSIAPFFKEISMGMSSDYQLAVQEGSTMVRVGSAIFGNRNYPTT from the coding sequence ATGTCTATTACAGAAAACATAATTGAATTTCAGGACAAACTGAAAGACACTGACTGCCAGCTGATTGCCGTGTCCAAAACCCACCCGGTAGAGGCCATTCAGGAAGCCTATGCCGCTGGGCAGCGCGCCTTCGGGGAAAACAAGGTGCAGGAAATGGCCGCCAAATACCCAGAGTTGCCGCAGGACATTGAATGGCACTTGATTGGGCATTTGCAGACGAACAAAGTAAAATACATCGCGCCCTTTGTGCACCTGATTCAGTCCGTTGACAGCTTGAAATTGCTGCAGGAAATAGACAAGCAAGGGCAGAAAAACAACCGGGTCATCAATTGTTTGCTACAGTTTTATATTGCCGAAGAAGATTCCAAAACCGGTCTCTCGCTGGCTGAAGCACATGAACTTTTGCGGTCTGAAGCCTTCCAAAATATGCAACATGTTCGCATTAGCGGCGTGATGGGTATTGCTACCTACACCTCAGACACGGCACACTTGCAACGTGAATTCAAGCAGCTTCGCTCCTACTTTGAGGACTTGCGGAACGAGTTTTTTTCCATCGCTCCTTTCTTTAAGGAAATCTCCATGGGCATGAGCTCAGACTACCAATTGGCCGTGCAGGAAGGTAGCACTATGGTACGAGTGGGCAGCGCCATTTTCGGAAACCGGAATTACCCAACAACTTAA
- a CDS encoding VWA domain-containing protein, which translates to MWQTSADISWLSLKWFSWQTWQNFDWENPGYLYALLGVPVLFLLRWLLHLKFRKKLDVALFEGKATWHWTSVLRYVPDVVFGLFLMLVLVALARPQKTDETIELAAEGIDIVLVLDVSGSMELTDFSPNRLEAAKKVALEFIEGRVQDRIGLVVFAGRAYSLAPLTTDYALLKESIRNIKLNMISEDGTAIGSALAVAINRLRESTSKSKVCILISDGENTAGSLDPELAAQLAHAFQLKLYTVGIGKEGTVQLADSAGQAMTIQTGLEEKTLRQLAELSEGQFFRAQDAGALAQIFQRINTLEKTVVKETRFRDTKDYYQIYLRWAILLLLLWLLLKNTFFTNALED; encoded by the coding sequence ATGTGGCAAACATCCGCTGATATTTCCTGGCTGAGCCTCAAATGGTTTTCGTGGCAAACCTGGCAAAACTTTGACTGGGAAAACCCCGGCTATCTGTATGCCTTGCTGGGTGTGCCCGTGTTGTTTCTGCTGCGTTGGCTTCTTCACCTGAAGTTCCGGAAAAAGCTGGACGTGGCCCTGTTTGAAGGCAAGGCCACCTGGCACTGGACCAGCGTGCTCCGTTACGTGCCAGATGTGGTGTTTGGGTTGTTCCTGATGCTGGTGCTGGTGGCGCTGGCCCGTCCGCAGAAAACAGATGAAACCATTGAACTTGCCGCCGAAGGCATTGACATTGTGCTGGTGCTGGACGTGTCAGGCTCCATGGAACTCACAGATTTCTCGCCCAACCGCCTGGAAGCCGCCAAAAAAGTGGCCCTGGAATTTATTGAGGGCCGCGTGCAGGACCGTATTGGTTTGGTGGTGTTTGCCGGAAGGGCGTATTCGTTGGCCCCGCTCACCACAGATTATGCACTGCTGAAGGAAAGCATCAGAAACATAAAATTGAACATGATTTCGGAAGACGGTACCGCCATTGGCAGCGCGCTGGCCGTGGCCATTAACCGGTTGCGGGAATCCACCTCCAAATCAAAGGTCTGTATTTTGATCAGTGATGGCGAAAATACTGCCGGCAGCCTGGACCCTGAGTTGGCCGCGCAACTGGCCCATGCTTTTCAATTGAAGTTGTACACGGTGGGCATTGGCAAGGAAGGCACGGTGCAACTGGCAGATTCAGCCGGGCAGGCAATGACCATTCAGACAGGCCTGGAGGAAAAAACACTGAGGCAACTGGCTGAATTGTCTGAGGGCCAGTTCTTCCGGGCGCAGGATGCCGGGGCGCTGGCCCAGATTTTTCAGCGCATCAATACCCTGGAGAAAACCGTTGTGAAAGAAACCCGCTTCAGAGACACTAAAGACTATTACCAGATTTACCTCCGGTGGGCCATTCTCTTGCTGTTGCTTTGGCTATTACTCAAGAACACGTTCTTCACCAACGCACTGGAAGATTGA
- a CDS encoding DUF58 domain-containing protein, which yields MKDLVRKLRKYEIQIRKAIDAQMQGDFKSVFKSSGLEFDDVRAYQYGDDVRSIDWNVTAKGHGTFVKTYREEKEQNVFILLDVSGSQALGTPGSQKMDIGKEISGILALASIKQGSQLGMICFSDGKERYLRPGKGNDHAYALIKALAELQPVSNKTHIGAGIKLALNVVKRKSIIILISDFIDLDYERELIMLAKKHDLIVLQLMDRRETTFPSLGIVPLLDKETGKTIWINTSSSAFKEKYLLPYAQNQEKLAKLCRQYQADFLPIYVEQDYVPQLVNLFRARNKIMKRSA from the coding sequence ATGAAAGACCTGGTCAGGAAGCTGCGAAAGTACGAGATACAGATAAGAAAGGCAATTGACGCCCAAATGCAGGGCGACTTCAAGTCTGTGTTCAAGAGTTCCGGCCTGGAGTTTGATGACGTGCGCGCTTACCAATACGGCGATGACGTGCGCTCCATTGACTGGAACGTAACGGCCAAAGGGCACGGAACCTTCGTGAAAACCTACCGCGAAGAGAAAGAGCAGAACGTGTTCATACTGTTAGACGTGAGCGGTTCCCAGGCCTTGGGCACTCCCGGTAGCCAGAAAATGGACATTGGCAAGGAAATTAGCGGCATTCTGGCGTTGGCCTCCATTAAGCAAGGCAGTCAGCTGGGCATGATCTGTTTTTCAGATGGCAAAGAGCGATACCTTCGGCCTGGCAAAGGCAATGACCATGCCTATGCGTTGATCAAAGCCCTGGCCGAACTCCAACCTGTCTCCAACAAAACGCATATTGGCGCGGGCATCAAGCTGGCGCTCAACGTGGTCAAGCGCAAAAGCATCATCATCCTGATTTCAGATTTTATTGACCTGGACTATGAACGTGAATTGATCATGCTGGCCAAAAAGCATGACCTCATTGTGTTGCAGCTCATGGACCGGCGGGAGACTACTTTCCCCAGCCTGGGCATTGTGCCGTTGCTGGATAAGGAAACCGGCAAGACCATCTGGATCAACACTTCCTCTTCGGCTTTCAAGGAAAAATATTTATTGCCCTACGCGCAGAACCAGGAAAAACTGGCCAAGCTCTGTCGCCAATACCAGGCAGATTTCCTGCCTATTTATGTGGAACAAGATTACGTGCCGCAGTTGGTGAACCTGTTCAGGGCCAGAAACAAAATCATGAAACGAAGTGCCTAA
- a CDS encoding DUF4296 domain-containing protein: protein MEKPQDMLPEDTMTNILLDIHLTEARIGRTILHQDTAKATFRFASKDILKKHGVSDSAFRHSYDFYLKHPAEMDKLYERIIDSLSLQESKLMPKDGSVTPAPPTPTLSRPALLP, encoded by the coding sequence TTGGAAAAACCCCAGGATATGTTGCCCGAAGATACCATGACGAATATTCTCCTGGACATTCACCTCACCGAGGCCCGCATTGGCCGCACCATCCTGCACCAGGACACCGCCAAGGCCACGTTCAGATTTGCCAGCAAAGACATTCTGAAAAAGCACGGCGTCTCTGACAGCGCCTTCAGGCACTCGTATGATTTTTACCTGAAACACCCCGCTGAAATGGACAAACTCTACGAGCGCATCATTGACAGCCTCAGCCTGCAAGAGTCAAAACTGATGCCCAAGGATGGGTCCGTTACGCCAGCTCCGCCCACACCCACTTTATCCAGGCCAGCTCTGCTGCCTTAA
- a CDS encoding tRNA-binding protein — MENLITWEQFEAVDLRVGTIVKAEDFPEARKPAYKLWIDLGALGIKKSSAQITHHYTTEALPGRQVICVTNFPKKQIGPWLSEVLVTGFSDENGHIVLAQPAAGVPNGQKLI, encoded by the coding sequence ATGGAAAATCTGATTACCTGGGAGCAGTTTGAAGCGGTGGACCTGCGCGTGGGTACCATTGTGAAAGCTGAGGATTTTCCAGAAGCGCGCAAGCCGGCCTATAAACTCTGGATAGATTTAGGAGCCTTGGGCATAAAAAAATCAAGCGCGCAAATCACCCATCATTATACCACAGAGGCATTGCCAGGCAGGCAGGTAATTTGCGTGACCAACTTCCCTAAAAAACAAATTGGCCCCTGGCTGTCTGAAGTGCTGGTAACCGGCTTTTCTGATGAAAACGGACACATTGTGCTGGCTCAACCCGCGGCCGGGGTGCCCAATGGCCAGAAATTGATTTAA
- a CDS encoding FAD-dependent oxidoreductase, with amino-acid sequence MKNNTGTSLSVWQPGVTMPTTQPLAAHVTTDVCVVGAGISGLTTAYLLTKAGCKVTVLEAKDICGGETSRTTAHLSWALDDRYSKLIQVHGKANALLAYQSHSDAIKQIEQIIKDEKIDCEFEWLPGYLFLGATDTENQLDEELEACRSLGITDVVKLKQCPLHSVSSGPCLEFPNQAQFHPTKYLEVIARYILEHGGEIYTHSHVKEFDTGVVHRAVTDAGFAVTANHLVVCTNTPVNDFVTMHTKQSPYRTYVVGLKVPKGSVPTALYWDDSDPYHYVRLAKIAGDGNQDSEVLIVGGEDHKTGQSSTDENERCTCLEDWTRQKFPMVQERLFQWSGQVMEPIDYLGYIGRNPGDIKTVYIATGDSGHGMTHGTIAGILITDLILKKANPWENLYDPGRVTLSLDTAKEFLKENLNVAGQYFDWLKPGTSAKEEIAPGTGAVVQKGMSKVAVYCDPQGNKHECSAVCTHLGCMVDWNASENSWDCPCHGSRFDPFGKVVAGPATKDLEKL; translated from the coding sequence ATGAAAAACAACACTGGAACTTCTCTTTCTGTCTGGCAACCGGGCGTGACCATGCCCACAACGCAACCTTTGGCTGCCCACGTCACCACCGATGTCTGTGTGGTAGGGGCGGGCATCTCTGGGCTCACCACCGCTTATTTACTTACTAAAGCCGGCTGCAAAGTAACCGTGCTGGAAGCCAAAGATATCTGCGGCGGCGAAACCAGCCGCACCACCGCGCACCTTTCCTGGGCCTTAGACGACCGGTATTCCAAATTGATTCAGGTGCATGGCAAAGCCAACGCCTTATTGGCCTACCAAAGCCACAGTGATGCCATCAAGCAGATTGAGCAAATCATTAAAGATGAAAAGATAGACTGCGAATTTGAATGGCTGCCCGGCTACCTTTTCTTAGGAGCCACTGACACGGAAAACCAGCTGGACGAAGAACTGGAAGCCTGCCGGTCTTTGGGCATCACAGACGTGGTCAAATTGAAACAGTGTCCTTTGCATTCGGTGAGCAGCGGCCCTTGCCTTGAATTCCCCAACCAGGCGCAGTTTCACCCCACCAAGTATTTAGAAGTAATAGCCCGTTATATTCTGGAACATGGCGGCGAAATCTATACCCACAGCCACGTAAAGGAATTTGATACCGGGGTGGTGCACAGAGCCGTCACCGATGCGGGTTTTGCCGTAACAGCCAATCACCTGGTGGTCTGCACCAATACCCCGGTGAATGATTTCGTGACCATGCACACCAAACAATCACCGTACCGCACCTACGTGGTGGGCCTCAAAGTACCCAAAGGCAGCGTGCCCACCGCTTTGTATTGGGACGATTCTGACCCTTACCACTATGTGCGCCTGGCTAAAATAGCGGGAGATGGAAACCAAGATTCAGAAGTTTTGATTGTAGGCGGCGAAGACCATAAAACCGGCCAAAGTTCCACTGATGAAAACGAACGCTGCACCTGCCTGGAAGATTGGACCCGCCAGAAATTCCCGATGGTGCAGGAGCGCCTCTTTCAATGGTCTGGACAAGTAATGGAACCCATTGATTATTTAGGCTACATCGGCCGGAATCCCGGAGACATCAAGACCGTCTACATTGCCACCGGTGACTCCGGTCACGGCATGACCCACGGCACTATAGCCGGTATACTAATCACAGACTTGATTTTGAAGAAAGCCAACCCCTGGGAAAACCTGTATGACCCGGGCAGGGTTACGTTGTCACTAGACACGGCCAAAGAATTCCTGAAAGAAAACCTGAACGTGGCCGGCCAGTACTTTGACTGGCTCAAGCCCGGCACTTCTGCCAAAGAAGAGATTGCCCCCGGAACTGGTGCGGTGGTGCAGAAAGGTATGTCTAAAGTGGCGGTCTATTGTGACCCGCAAGGGAACAAGCACGAATGCTCCGCGGTCTGCACTCACCTGGGCTGTATGGTTGACTGGAACGCCTCAGAGAATTCTTGGGATTGTCCTTGCCATGGATCTCGGTTTGATCCCTTCGGGAAAGTGGTGGCCGGGCCAGCTACTAAAGATTTGGAGAAATTATAA
- a CDS encoding DUF922 domain-containing protein — MMITILTIWYSSLFLASVPETAPKPASPSADIPWAPQKRLTWNDFAGEPAPENSHHALTSTNMEMKVKCEDNQLKFKVEAVFNPRESWTRNKNSAELLAHEQLHFDLTELHARQLRKRLSTLTNACQKGAADLNRYATQAFDNWHKEQDQYDKESRHGLDQEVQERWMASVEERFLQLEAFK; from the coding sequence ATGATGATCACTATTTTAACCATCTGGTACAGCAGTCTGTTTTTGGCCTCTGTTCCGGAAACAGCGCCTAAACCAGCTTCTCCTTCCGCAGACATTCCCTGGGCTCCGCAGAAGCGCCTCACCTGGAACGACTTCGCCGGGGAACCTGCCCCTGAGAATAGTCACCACGCGCTCACCTCCACCAACATGGAGATGAAAGTGAAGTGCGAAGACAACCAGCTCAAGTTTAAGGTGGAGGCCGTTTTCAACCCCAGGGAATCCTGGACCCGGAACAAGAATTCGGCTGAATTATTAGCGCATGAACAACTGCATTTTGATTTAACCGAACTGCACGCCCGCCAACTCAGAAAGCGCCTCTCCACCCTCACCAATGCCTGCCAAAAAGGAGCCGCAGACTTAAACCGCTATGCCACTCAGGCGTTTGACAACTGGCACAAAGAGCAGGACCAATACGATAAAGAAAGCCGCCATGGCCTTGACCAGGAAGTGCAGGAACGCTGGATGGCTTCAGTAGAGGAACGGTTTCTCCAACTGGAAGCCTTTAAATAG
- a CDS encoding MATE family efflux transporter, with the protein MIFSAKYRQHYKSTFWLAYPVVLSQMGHILVSVADSVMAGRIGTTQLAAASLGNSIFTITLVFGLGISFSITPLVARADGRKNHTRIALVLLNGLILNTLIGVLLFGLFYGLSPLIHLLKQPEEVAALAIPYVNILFLSMVPLMVFQAFKQFAEGLSITKQSMYISIFANVVNVGLNYVLIYGKLGFPALGLNGAAWATLISRILMAIMLAAYVLLAPRFNRYTYYLKKSSVSWAHMYSMFKLGLPISMQMIFEMGAFSFSAVMIGWLGARELAAHQIALNVASVTYMMASGISAAATIRVGKLRGAGDRHGMHEAGYSSMILGILFMAVAASLIILSKDLIPAFYVKDVSVHALASQLLIIAAIFQLSDGLQVVGLGALRGLEDVKVPSMISLLSYWLIALPVGYALGFWAGFGAIGVWMGLFTGLTIAALLLFLRFKKLSPK; encoded by the coding sequence GTGATTTTTTCCGCTAAGTACCGTCAGCATTACAAGAGCACTTTTTGGTTGGCTTATCCGGTGGTCTTGAGCCAGATGGGGCATATTCTGGTAAGTGTGGCCGACAGTGTGATGGCGGGCAGGATTGGCACTACCCAGTTGGCAGCGGCTTCTTTGGGCAACAGCATCTTCACGATAACCTTGGTGTTTGGGCTTGGCATTTCCTTTTCCATCACGCCGCTGGTGGCCCGCGCCGATGGCCGCAAAAACCACACGCGTATTGCCCTGGTCTTGCTCAACGGCCTTATTCTGAACACCTTGATTGGCGTGTTGCTCTTTGGTTTGTTTTACGGCCTCTCCCCGCTCATCCATCTCCTGAAACAGCCCGAGGAAGTCGCGGCCCTGGCCATTCCGTACGTGAACATCTTATTTCTGTCCATGGTGCCGCTCATGGTGTTTCAGGCGTTCAAGCAGTTTGCTGAAGGTTTGTCCATCACCAAGCAGTCTATGTACATCTCCATTTTCGCGAACGTGGTAAACGTGGGCCTGAACTATGTCTTGATTTACGGTAAACTGGGGTTTCCTGCCTTAGGCTTGAATGGCGCGGCCTGGGCCACGCTCATTTCCAGAATATTAATGGCGATCATGTTGGCGGCCTATGTGCTGCTGGCTCCAAGGTTTAATCGGTACACCTATTACCTCAAGAAATCCAGCGTGTCTTGGGCGCACATGTACAGTATGTTCAAACTGGGCTTGCCCATTTCAATGCAGATGATTTTTGAGATGGGTGCGTTCAGCTTTTCGGCGGTGATGATTGGCTGGTTGGGCGCCCGTGAATTGGCCGCGCACCAGATTGCGCTCAACGTGGCCTCTGTAACTTATATGATGGCCAGCGGCATTTCGGCGGCCGCCACCATTAGGGTGGGCAAGCTGCGCGGCGCCGGTGACCGGCACGGCATGCATGAAGCGGGCTACAGCAGCATGATTCTGGGCATTTTGTTCATGGCGGTGGCGGCCAGCCTGATCATTCTTAGCAAAGATTTGATCCCGGCGTTTTATGTAAAAGATGTGTCGGTACATGCCCTGGCTTCGCAGCTGTTGATTATTGCGGCCATTTTTCAGCTGTCAGACGGCCTGCAGGTGGTGGGACTGGGTGCTTTGCGAGGCCTGGAAGACGTGAAGGTGCCCAGCATGATCTCGCTCCTCTCCTATTGGCTGATTGCCTTGCCCGTGGGGTATGCGTTAGGGTTTTGGGCGGGATTTGGAGCCATCGGCGTCTGGATGGGGCTGTTCACGGGCTTGACCATTGCCGCTTTGCTGCTGTTTTTGCGTTTTAAAAAGTTAAGCCCTAAATAA